In Prescottella soli, a genomic segment contains:
- a CDS encoding GH1 family beta-glucosidase, which produces MAAEHSIPEFPDDFVFGVAAAAYQVEGAVTEDGRGRSIWDEFCSVPGKIVGGETGDVAIDHYHRYREDVALMRDLGIDSYRLSVAWPRIQPDGKGDVNAAGLDFYDRLIDELCTAGITPAVTLFHWDLPQALQDDGGWLNRETSYRLAEYAALVGERLGDRVGMWMPLNEPVVHTLYGHALGVHAPGLSLGFGALQAAHHQLLGHGLTVQALRSAGCGNIGIASNHAPVHPASDAEADVEAADIYDHIVNWTFADPVLLGKYPADELAALLTGPVDDDLRVIAQPLDWFGINYYEPTVIAAPQEGEGTAGVLEVDLPPGMPFAPVALEGYPTTDFGWPIVPDGLREILTIFRDRFGAALPPVYITESGCSFHDPDPDASGRIRDERRIGYHAEHLAAVRAAMDTGVDVRGYFVWSILDNFEWAAGYRERFGLVHVDYDTLARTPKDSYLWFQELLAARKRV; this is translated from the coding sequence ATGGCGGCAGAGCATTCGATTCCAGAGTTCCCCGACGATTTCGTCTTCGGTGTCGCGGCGGCGGCGTACCAGGTGGAGGGGGCGGTCACCGAGGATGGTCGGGGCCGTTCGATCTGGGACGAATTCTGTTCCGTCCCGGGCAAGATCGTCGGTGGGGAGACCGGCGACGTCGCGATCGACCACTACCACCGCTACCGCGAGGACGTCGCCCTGATGCGCGACCTCGGCATCGACTCCTACCGGCTCTCGGTGGCGTGGCCGCGGATCCAGCCCGACGGCAAGGGCGACGTCAACGCGGCCGGCCTCGATTTCTACGACCGGCTGATCGACGAACTGTGCACTGCCGGCATCACTCCCGCGGTCACGCTGTTCCACTGGGATCTGCCGCAGGCGCTCCAGGACGACGGCGGCTGGCTGAACCGGGAGACGTCGTATCGTCTCGCGGAGTACGCGGCGCTGGTGGGGGAGCGGCTCGGCGACAGGGTCGGCATGTGGATGCCGCTCAACGAACCCGTCGTGCACACGCTGTACGGCCACGCCCTGGGCGTCCACGCTCCCGGGTTGTCCCTCGGGTTCGGTGCGCTGCAGGCGGCGCACCACCAGTTGCTCGGACACGGGTTGACCGTGCAGGCCCTCCGCTCCGCCGGCTGCGGCAACATCGGAATCGCGTCGAATCACGCTCCGGTGCATCCCGCGAGTGACGCCGAAGCGGACGTCGAGGCCGCGGACATCTACGACCACATCGTGAACTGGACGTTCGCCGACCCTGTCCTGCTCGGCAAGTACCCGGCAGACGAGCTCGCCGCGCTGCTGACCGGCCCGGTCGACGACGACCTGCGGGTGATCGCGCAGCCGCTCGACTGGTTCGGGATCAACTACTACGAACCCACCGTGATCGCCGCGCCCCAGGAGGGGGAGGGGACGGCCGGTGTCCTCGAGGTCGACCTGCCGCCCGGAATGCCGTTTGCGCCGGTCGCGCTGGAGGGATACCCGACCACGGACTTCGGCTGGCCGATCGTCCCCGACGGCCTCCGCGAGATCCTCACGATCTTCCGCGACCGGTTCGGCGCGGCGTTGCCGCCGGTCTACATCACCGAGAGCGGGTGCTCGTTCCACGACCCGGACCCGGACGCGTCGGGACGGATCCGTGACGAGCGTCGCATCGGGTACCACGCCGAGCACCTCGCGGCGGTTCGCGCGGCGATGGACACCGGCGTCGACGTCCGGGGCTACTTCGTGTGGTCGATTCTCGACAACTTCGAGTGGGCGGCCGGGTACCGGGAGCGTTTCGGTCTCGTCCATGTGGACTACGACACACTCGCGCGAACGCCGAAGGATTCGTACCTGTGGTTCCAGGAGCTGCTCGCCGCGAGGAAGCGGGTCTGA
- the pgsA gene encoding phosphatidylinositol phosphate synthase, whose protein sequence is MLSFFGRASVSKVTAPMGRALVKTGLTPDAVTVIGTVASIAGALTLFPSGHLFWGTILIWFFVMFDMLDGAMARARGGGTRYGAVLDATCDRLADGAIFAGLAWWAVYHENSKSLLIATLICLVTSQVISYAKARAEASGLSADGGLIERPDRLIIVLVGAGLTGIAGHFDIGWLHWSLHVAMWILAVASIITVFQRVLAVRNSVGARDLLPIAPGATENHATENHGAGEAS, encoded by the coding sequence ATGCTGAGTTTCTTCGGACGTGCCTCGGTGTCCAAGGTGACGGCCCCGATGGGCCGGGCCTTGGTGAAGACGGGGCTGACTCCGGACGCGGTCACGGTGATCGGCACCGTCGCGAGCATCGCGGGCGCGTTGACACTCTTCCCGTCGGGGCATCTGTTCTGGGGAACCATTCTGATCTGGTTCTTCGTCATGTTCGACATGCTCGACGGCGCCATGGCGCGTGCCCGTGGGGGCGGCACGCGGTACGGCGCGGTGCTGGACGCCACGTGCGACCGATTGGCCGACGGCGCGATCTTCGCCGGCCTCGCGTGGTGGGCCGTCTACCACGAGAACAGCAAGAGCCTGCTGATCGCGACGCTGATCTGTCTCGTCACCTCGCAGGTGATCTCGTACGCCAAGGCGCGCGCGGAGGCCAGCGGCCTGTCCGCCGACGGCGGCCTCATCGAGCGCCCGGATCGGTTGATCATCGTTCTGGTCGGTGCCGGACTCACAGGTATCGCAGGACATTTCGACATCGGGTGGCTGCACTGGTCCTTGCACGTGGCGATGTGGATCCTCGCGGTCGCGAGCATCATCACGGTGTTCCAGCGGGTGCTCGCGGTCCGCAACTCGGTCGGTGCCCGTGATCTGCTGCCGATCGCGCCGGGCGCGACTGAGAATCACGCCACCGAGAACCACGGTGCGGGGGAGGCCTCGTGA
- a CDS encoding TIGR02611 family protein, with the protein MSHEDGFHPIEALEEAESRWRRRRARIAANPSLNLAYRLGVGLVGVVVLAVGIVTVPYPGPGWLTVFAGLGILASEFAWAHRLLHWARARYDRFMAWFSRQSGVVKGTGVLFTSVVVVLTLWMLGTFGLIGTWVGLDQAWLESPL; encoded by the coding sequence GTGTCGCACGAGGACGGCTTCCATCCGATCGAGGCGCTCGAAGAGGCGGAGAGCAGATGGCGCCGCCGTCGCGCGCGGATCGCCGCGAACCCCTCCCTGAATCTGGCGTACCGGCTCGGTGTGGGCCTCGTCGGTGTGGTCGTGCTCGCGGTCGGGATCGTGACCGTCCCCTATCCCGGACCCGGCTGGCTGACCGTCTTCGCCGGGCTGGGAATCCTGGCGTCCGAGTTCGCGTGGGCGCACCGACTGCTGCACTGGGCCCGCGCGAGGTACGACCGGTTCATGGCCTGGTTCTCCCGGCAGTCCGGCGTCGTCAAAGGAACCGGAGTGTTGTTCACGTCCGTCGTCGTGGTGCTGACCCTCTGGATGCTGGGCACCTTCGGCCTCATCGGGACGTGGGTGGGACTCGATCAGGCGTGGCTGGAGAGCCCGCTGTAG
- a CDS encoding glycosyltransferase family 4 protein, which produces MKIGMVCPYSFDVPGGVQAHVVELAEVLIERGHKVSVLAPASDGTELPDFVVSAGRAVAIPYNGSVARLTFGPVSYARTRRWIAENDFDVLHIHEPNAPSLSMLAMKIAEGPIVATFHTSTTKSLVLSTFQGVLQPYLEKISGRIAVSELARRWQVESLGSDAVEIPNGVDVSAFATAEPLPGYPRPGKTVLFLGRYDEPRKGMAVLLGALPALVEKYPDLEVLVVGRGDEEKLLKEAGRHARHLRLLGQVSDEEKASALRSVDVYCAPNLGGESFGIVLVEAMAAGAPVVASELDAFRRVLRDGTAGLLVPVGDSAALAGAIDTVLGDEDRRRALTDVASAVVAEYDWPVVAEQILRVYETVTVGSTGVSEVRS; this is translated from the coding sequence ATGAAGATCGGCATGGTCTGCCCGTACTCCTTCGACGTGCCGGGCGGTGTACAAGCGCACGTCGTGGAGCTCGCCGAGGTGCTCATCGAGCGGGGCCACAAGGTCAGCGTTCTCGCACCCGCATCCGACGGCACCGAACTGCCGGACTTCGTGGTGTCGGCCGGGCGCGCCGTCGCCATTCCCTACAACGGCTCGGTGGCCCGTCTGACGTTCGGGCCGGTGTCGTACGCGCGGACCCGGCGCTGGATCGCCGAGAACGACTTCGACGTCCTGCACATCCACGAGCCCAACGCGCCGAGCCTGTCGATGCTCGCGATGAAGATCGCTGAGGGCCCGATCGTGGCGACCTTCCACACGTCCACGACGAAGTCGTTGGTGCTCAGCACGTTTCAGGGTGTGTTGCAGCCGTACCTGGAGAAGATCAGCGGACGGATCGCGGTGTCGGAGCTGGCGCGGCGTTGGCAGGTCGAGTCGCTCGGCTCGGACGCGGTCGAGATCCCCAACGGCGTCGACGTGTCGGCGTTCGCGACCGCCGAGCCGCTGCCCGGATACCCGCGCCCCGGGAAGACGGTGTTGTTCCTCGGCCGCTACGACGAGCCGCGCAAGGGGATGGCGGTGCTGCTGGGCGCCCTGCCGGCGCTGGTCGAGAAGTACCCGGATCTCGAGGTCCTGGTGGTGGGCCGCGGTGACGAGGAGAAGCTGCTCAAGGAGGCGGGCCGTCACGCCCGCCACCTTCGGCTGCTCGGTCAGGTGAGCGACGAGGAGAAGGCCTCCGCCCTCCGTAGCGTCGACGTGTACTGCGCACCGAACCTGGGCGGTGAGAGCTTCGGCATCGTGTTGGTCGAGGCGATGGCGGCGGGTGCGCCCGTCGTCGCCAGCGAGCTCGACGCCTTCCGGCGGGTCCTGCGCGACGGCACCGCGGGCCTGCTCGTGCCGGTCGGCGACTCGGCGGCCCTCGCGGGGGCGATCGACACGGTCCTCGGTGACGAGGACCGGCGCCGGGCGCTGACCGACGTGGCCAGTGCAGTCGTGGCCGAGTACGACTGGCCGGTCGTCGCCGAGCAGATCCTGCGCGTGTACGAGACGGTCACGGTCGGCTCCACCGGCGTGAGCGAGGTCCGTTCGTGA
- the thrS gene encoding threonine--tRNA ligase, translating to MTTPASVTPAARVRVPAGTTAGTAVREAGLPGKGSDAIVVVRDAEGQLKDLSWIPDVDVEVEAVAADTEDGRSVIRHSAAHVLAQAVQQEFPEAKLGIGPPIKDGFYYDFQVDRPFTPEDLAKLEKRMKKIVKDAQRFSRRVVEDLDDARTELANEPFKLELIDDKSGIDDPEVMEVGGGELTIYDNLNPRTGEVIWKDLCRGPHIPTTKYIPAFKITRSSAAYWRGDQSREDLQRIYGTAWESSEALDKHLELLEEAERRDHRKLGAELDLFSFPDELGSGLPVFHPKGGIIRQEMENYSRKRHVEEGYEFVYSPHITKGHLYEVSGHLDWYKDGMFPAMHIDEELNEDGTVRKPGQDYYLKPMNCPMHNLVFGSRGRSYRELPLRLFEFGSVYRYEKSGVVHGLTRVRGMTQDDAHIYCTKEQMRDELTTTLQFVLGLLKDYGLDDFYLELSTKNPDKFVGDDALWEEATNTLAEVGTASGLNLVPDPGGAAFYGPKISVQVQDALGRSWQMSTIQLDFNLPERFDLEFTGSDGTKQRPVMIHRALFGSIERFFGVLTEHYAGAFPAWLAPVQVVGIPVAEAHEDHLFDVVKQLKAIGVRAEVDASDDRMQKKIRTHTTQKVPFMLLAGERDVEAGAVSFRFRDGTQINGVPVKDAVEAIGSWIARRDNASPTAELLGGAQ from the coding sequence GTGACCACGCCCGCATCCGTTACCCCAGCCGCACGCGTCCGAGTGCCCGCCGGGACTACTGCGGGCACGGCGGTGCGCGAGGCCGGGCTGCCCGGTAAGGGGTCCGACGCCATCGTCGTCGTCCGTGACGCCGAAGGCCAGCTCAAGGACCTGTCCTGGATTCCCGACGTCGACGTCGAGGTCGAGGCGGTTGCCGCGGACACCGAGGACGGCCGCAGCGTGATCCGGCACTCGGCCGCGCACGTGCTCGCCCAGGCCGTCCAGCAGGAGTTCCCCGAGGCCAAGCTCGGCATCGGTCCGCCGATCAAGGACGGCTTCTACTACGACTTCCAGGTTGACCGTCCGTTCACTCCGGAGGATCTGGCCAAGCTCGAGAAGCGCATGAAGAAGATCGTCAAGGACGCGCAGCGCTTCTCGCGTCGTGTCGTGGAGGATCTCGACGACGCCCGCACGGAACTGGCGAACGAGCCCTTCAAGCTCGAGCTGATCGACGACAAGTCCGGCATCGACGACCCGGAGGTCATGGAGGTCGGCGGCGGTGAGCTGACCATCTACGACAATCTGAACCCGCGTACGGGCGAGGTGATCTGGAAGGACCTGTGCCGCGGCCCGCACATCCCCACCACCAAGTACATTCCGGCATTCAAGATCACGCGCAGCTCGGCCGCCTACTGGCGCGGCGATCAGAGCCGTGAGGACCTGCAGCGCATCTACGGCACCGCGTGGGAGTCGAGCGAGGCGCTCGACAAGCACCTCGAACTGCTGGAAGAGGCCGAGCGCCGCGACCACCGCAAGCTCGGTGCGGAACTCGATCTGTTCTCGTTCCCCGACGAGCTCGGCTCGGGCCTGCCGGTGTTCCATCCCAAGGGCGGCATCATCCGCCAGGAGATGGAGAACTACTCCCGCAAGCGGCACGTCGAGGAGGGCTACGAGTTCGTCTACTCCCCGCACATCACCAAGGGGCATCTGTACGAGGTCTCCGGTCACCTCGACTGGTACAAGGACGGCATGTTCCCGGCGATGCACATCGACGAGGAGCTGAACGAGGACGGCACCGTCCGCAAGCCGGGCCAGGACTACTACCTCAAGCCGATGAACTGCCCGATGCACAACCTCGTGTTCGGGTCGCGCGGACGCTCGTACCGTGAGCTGCCGCTGCGCCTGTTCGAGTTCGGCTCGGTGTACCGCTACGAGAAGTCCGGCGTCGTGCACGGTCTGACCCGTGTCCGCGGCATGACGCAGGACGACGCGCACATCTACTGCACCAAGGAGCAGATGCGCGACGAGCTGACCACCACGCTGCAGTTCGTGCTGGGTCTGCTCAAGGACTACGGCCTCGACGACTTCTACCTCGAGCTGTCGACCAAGAACCCCGACAAGTTCGTCGGCGACGACGCGCTGTGGGAGGAGGCGACCAACACGCTCGCCGAGGTCGGCACCGCGTCCGGGCTGAACCTGGTCCCGGACCCGGGCGGAGCCGCGTTCTACGGCCCCAAGATCTCGGTGCAGGTGCAGGACGCCCTCGGCCGGAGCTGGCAGATGTCGACCATCCAGCTCGACTTCAACCTGCCTGAGCGCTTCGATCTCGAGTTCACCGGCTCCGACGGCACCAAGCAGCGCCCGGTGATGATCCACCGCGCCCTGTTCGGTTCCATCGAGCGGTTCTTCGGTGTCCTGACCGAGCACTACGCGGGCGCGTTCCCGGCGTGGCTCGCACCGGTCCAGGTCGTGGGCATCCCGGTCGCGGAGGCGCACGAGGACCACCTGTTCGACGTCGTCAAGCAGCTCAAGGCGATCGGCGTCCGCGCCGAGGTCGATGCCAGCGACGACCGGATGCAGAAGAAGATCCGCACCCACACCACGCAGAAGGTTCCGTTCATGCTCCTCGCGGGCGAGCGGGACGTCGAGGCCGGCGCGGTGAGCTTCCGTTTCCGGGACGGCACGCAGATCAACGGTGTGCCGGTGAAGGATGCCGTGGAGGCCATCGGGTCGTGGATCGCGCGGCGTGACAACGCCTCGCCCACGGCCGAACTTCTCGGCGGTGCCCAGTGA
- a CDS encoding phosphatidylinositol mannoside acyltransferase: MNISERATDLGYATGWRVVRALPERLATAIFDAGADFAARRGGGPQQLRRNLARVLGVPPEQVPDDLVRDSLRSYARYWREAFRLPSMDLAETKAKVDRTVVGTEHLEKAMAGGKGAILALPHTGNWDMAGVWCAQTWGGLSTVAERLKPESLYRRFVAYRESLGFEIFPLSGGEQPPFGELAKRLRENKIVCLLGERDLAAKGVPVTFFGEPTRMPAGPAKLAIETGAALLPVHCWFTDGGWGFSIAEPIDVSVGVEGATQALADRFASNIAAHPADWHMLQPLWLDDLSEARRARMESR, from the coding sequence GTGAACATCTCGGAGCGGGCGACCGACCTCGGGTACGCGACCGGCTGGCGCGTCGTGCGGGCGCTGCCGGAACGGCTGGCGACCGCGATCTTCGACGCCGGAGCGGACTTCGCCGCGCGCCGTGGTGGCGGCCCGCAGCAGTTGCGTCGCAACCTCGCTCGTGTTCTCGGTGTGCCGCCGGAGCAGGTGCCGGACGATCTGGTCCGCGACTCGCTGCGCTCGTACGCCCGCTACTGGCGCGAGGCCTTCCGGCTGCCGTCGATGGACCTGGCGGAGACCAAGGCGAAGGTCGATCGCACCGTCGTCGGGACCGAGCACCTCGAGAAGGCGATGGCCGGCGGCAAGGGCGCGATCCTGGCGCTGCCGCACACCGGGAACTGGGACATGGCCGGGGTGTGGTGCGCGCAGACGTGGGGCGGACTGTCCACAGTCGCCGAACGCCTGAAGCCCGAATCGCTGTACCGGCGGTTCGTCGCCTACCGAGAGAGCCTCGGGTTCGAGATCTTCCCGCTCAGCGGCGGTGAGCAGCCGCCGTTCGGGGAGCTGGCGAAGCGGCTGCGCGAGAACAAGATCGTGTGCCTGCTCGGCGAGCGTGACCTGGCGGCCAAGGGCGTGCCGGTCACGTTCTTCGGCGAACCCACCCGGATGCCGGCCGGCCCGGCCAAGCTCGCGATCGAGACCGGCGCGGCCCTGTTGCCGGTGCACTGCTGGTTCACCGACGGTGGGTGGGGATTCTCGATCGCTGAGCCGATCGACGTCTCGGTCGGCGTCGAGGGGGCCACGCAGGCGCTGGCCGACCGCTTCGCCTCCAACATCGCCGCGCACCCGGCGGACTGGCACATGCTCCAGCCGCTGTGGCTGGACGACCTGTCCGAGGCCCGTCGCGCACGCATGGAGTCGCGATGA
- a CDS encoding SIMPL domain-containing protein — protein sequence MHTTSRAKRLSAAIAVTATCALLLTGCASDGSNAPAPGDTTGIDTRATGTATGTPDTLTVALGVQTQAPDAKSALESNAQKTTALIDTLKGRGIPADDIQTSGLSVNPTFEGGSGRITGYQVTNRVTATLHDIESAGTLIDAAAAAAGDAIRVEQTTFSISDDSELRAQARARAVRQAQDQAKQIAEAAGVKLGALRSIVEEPANQPAPLMRSPMAFDQVAAASTPIEAGNQELTVNVTVTYDIG from the coding sequence ATGCACACGACCAGCAGAGCTAAACGACTGTCCGCCGCGATCGCGGTGACCGCGACCTGCGCGCTTCTCCTCACCGGATGCGCATCCGACGGCTCGAACGCTCCCGCACCCGGCGACACCACAGGAATCGACACCCGGGCCACCGGCACCGCAACGGGGACGCCCGACACCCTGACCGTCGCCCTGGGGGTCCAGACTCAGGCGCCGGACGCGAAGTCCGCACTCGAATCGAACGCCCAGAAGACGACGGCGCTGATCGACACGTTGAAGGGCAGAGGGATTCCGGCCGACGACATCCAGACCAGCGGGTTGTCCGTGAATCCGACCTTCGAAGGCGGGTCCGGCCGCATCACCGGCTACCAGGTGACGAATCGGGTGACCGCCACCCTGCACGACATCGAGTCGGCCGGCACCCTGATCGACGCGGCGGCCGCGGCCGCGGGCGATGCGATCCGAGTCGAACAGACCACCTTCTCCATCTCCGACGACAGCGAACTGCGCGCGCAGGCGCGGGCCCGCGCGGTGCGACAGGCACAGGACCAGGCAAAACAGATCGCCGAGGCGGCCGGTGTCAAGCTCGGGGCGCTGCGGTCGATCGTCGAGGAGCCTGCGAACCAGCCGGCACCGCTGATGCGCTCACCGATGGCCTTCGACCAGGTAGCGGCCGCGTCGACACCGATCGAGGCCGGAAACCAGGAACTGACGGTGAACGTCACCGTCACGTACGACATCGGCTGA
- a CDS encoding NUDIX hydrolase produces MTFSAMTILIVALVAAVIATIGAWAYGTANRLDRLHVRSDLSWQALDAALARRAVVVRAIAAAMASTSMESKRLSVLAGQAERADRAHRETAENALSGALTTLDTHTLPPQLVAELADAEARVLIARRFHNDAVRDTLALRTRRPVRWLHLGGTAPLPTYFEIAERAEPSGLQLDEVRTSARVVMLDGRGRVLLMRGHDPATPETTFWFTIGGAVETGETLRAAAVREVREETGRTVPPEDLRGPLWRRVAIFPFAGELIRSEELFFALRTDEFVPHGGGFTELEQRTITEHRWCTASDIRVIQQSGEAVYPQDLPDLLEEANLAVVRVDEPEVRAIR; encoded by the coding sequence GTGACCTTCTCCGCGATGACGATCCTGATCGTCGCGTTGGTCGCTGCGGTGATCGCGACGATCGGCGCATGGGCGTACGGCACAGCGAACCGGCTCGACCGGCTGCACGTGCGCTCCGACCTGTCGTGGCAGGCGCTCGATGCCGCGCTCGCGCGTCGCGCGGTCGTGGTCCGGGCGATCGCGGCGGCGATGGCGTCCACCTCGATGGAGAGCAAGCGGCTGTCGGTCCTCGCGGGCCAGGCCGAGCGCGCCGACCGGGCGCATCGGGAGACGGCCGAGAACGCGCTGTCGGGTGCGTTGACGACACTCGACACCCACACGCTCCCACCGCAGTTGGTGGCCGAACTGGCCGACGCGGAGGCGCGGGTCCTCATCGCTCGGCGCTTCCACAACGACGCCGTGCGCGACACCCTGGCCCTGCGCACCCGCCGTCCGGTCCGGTGGCTCCACCTGGGCGGCACCGCGCCGCTGCCGACGTACTTCGAGATCGCGGAGCGGGCGGAGCCGTCGGGACTGCAACTCGACGAGGTGCGCACGTCCGCGCGGGTCGTGATGCTCGACGGGCGCGGTCGCGTGCTGCTGATGCGTGGGCACGACCCGGCGACGCCGGAGACCACGTTCTGGTTCACGATCGGTGGCGCCGTGGAAACCGGGGAGACGCTCCGGGCCGCGGCGGTGCGTGAGGTGCGGGAGGAGACGGGTAGGACCGTGCCGCCCGAGGACTTGCGCGGACCGTTGTGGCGTCGGGTCGCGATCTTCCCGTTCGCGGGGGAGCTGATCCGGTCCGAGGAACTGTTCTTCGCGCTGCGGACCGACGAGTTCGTCCCGCACGGCGGCGGTTTCACCGAACTCGAACAGCGCACCATCACCGAGCACCGCTGGTGCACCGCGTCGGACATCCGCGTCATCCAGCAGTCCGGGGAAGCGGTGTACCCGCAGGATCTGCCGGATCTGCTCGAGGAGGCGAACCTGGCGGTGGTCAGGGTCGACGAGCCCGAGGTCCGGGCGATCCGTTGA
- the pdxS gene encoding pyridoxal 5'-phosphate synthase lyase subunit PdxS produces MSTPDTTPTTGTARVKRGMAEMLKGGVIMDVVTAEQAKIAEDAGAVAVMALERVPADIRAQGGVSRMSDPDMIDGIIEAVSIPVMAKARIGHFVEAQILQSLGVDYIDESEVLTPADYENHIDKFSFTVPFVCGATNLGEALRRINEGAAMIRSKGEAGTGDVSNATTHMRKIRQEIRRLTSLPEDELYVAAKELQAPYDLVVEVAKAGKLPVTLFTAGGIATPADAAMMMQLGAEGVFVGSGIFKSGNPAERAAAIVKATTFHDDPDVLAKVSRGLGEAMVGINVDEIPQPHRLADRGW; encoded by the coding sequence GTGAGCACCCCCGACACCACCCCCACTACCGGCACTGCACGCGTGAAGCGGGGCATGGCCGAGATGCTCAAGGGCGGCGTCATCATGGACGTGGTCACCGCCGAGCAGGCCAAGATCGCCGAGGACGCCGGTGCTGTCGCGGTCATGGCGCTCGAGCGTGTGCCCGCCGACATCCGCGCGCAGGGCGGCGTCTCGCGCATGTCGGACCCGGACATGATCGACGGCATCATCGAGGCCGTCTCCATCCCGGTCATGGCCAAGGCCCGCATCGGCCACTTCGTCGAGGCCCAGATCCTGCAGTCCCTCGGTGTGGACTACATCGACGAGTCCGAGGTCCTCACCCCGGCCGACTACGAGAACCACATCGACAAGTTCTCCTTCACCGTCCCGTTCGTGTGCGGTGCCACCAACCTCGGCGAGGCGCTGCGCCGCATCAACGAGGGCGCGGCGATGATCCGCTCCAAGGGCGAGGCCGGCACCGGTGACGTCTCCAACGCCACCACCCACATGCGCAAGATCCGCCAGGAGATCCGCCGCCTGACCTCCCTCCCGGAGGACGAGCTGTACGTCGCGGCGAAGGAACTGCAGGCCCCCTACGACCTGGTCGTCGAGGTCGCCAAGGCCGGCAAGCTCCCCGTCACCCTGTTCACCGCCGGCGGCATCGCGACCCCCGCGGACGCGGCGATGATGATGCAGCTCGGCGCCGAGGGCGTGTTCGTCGGCTCGGGCATCTTCAAGTCCGGCAACCCCGCCGAGCGCGCCGCCGCGATCGTCAAGGCCACCACCTTCCACGACGACCCGGACGTGCTCGCCAAGGTCTCCCGCGGACTCGGCGAGGCCATGGTCGGCATCAACGTCGACGAGATCCCGCAGCCGCACCGCCTCGCCGATCGCGGCTGGTGA
- a CDS encoding HIT family protein produces MTDQTNGNTETGALVDTGPGDPDRLQRLWSPHRMSYIAEAPKTSSSSEGPFSEIPKMSDEEGLIVARGESVYAVLNLYPYNPGHLMVVPYRRVAALEDLTPEESSELMAFTQQAIRVIKRVSRPDGFNVGLNLGAAAGGSLAEHLHQHIVPRWGGDANFITILGGAKVMPQLLRETRALLAGAWNE; encoded by the coding sequence GTGACCGACCAGACGAACGGCAACACCGAGACCGGCGCGCTCGTCGACACCGGCCCGGGCGACCCGGACCGGCTGCAGCGGCTGTGGTCTCCGCACCGGATGTCGTACATCGCGGAGGCGCCCAAGACGTCGAGCTCGAGCGAGGGTCCGTTCAGCGAGATCCCGAAGATGAGCGACGAGGAGGGGCTGATCGTCGCGCGCGGCGAATCGGTGTACGCGGTGCTCAACCTGTACCCGTACAACCCCGGTCATCTGATGGTGGTGCCGTACCGCAGGGTCGCGGCGCTCGAGGATCTGACGCCGGAGGAGAGCTCCGAGCTGATGGCGTTCACGCAGCAGGCGATCCGCGTCATCAAGCGGGTCTCCCGTCCGGACGGGTTCAACGTCGGACTCAACCTCGGTGCGGCGGCCGGCGGATCGCTGGCCGAGCACCTGCATCAGCACATCGTTCCGCGCTGGGGCGGCGACGCGAACTTCATCACCATCCTCGGGGGAGCGAAGGTGATGCCGCAGCTGCTCCGGGAGACACGGGCACTGCTTGCGGGGGCCTGGAACGAGTGA
- a CDS encoding acyl-CoA thioesterase, which yields MAKIEQILELERLEKDIFRGIASETLLPRTFGGQVAGQALVSAVRTVDEHFHVHSLHGYFLRPGNPVMPIVYLVDRIRDGRSFTTRRVTAVQDGQAIFTMSASFHVLDEGIEHEDVMPPVPDPEELPDASTLRSEEMSWEFREWADWDLRYVPADRIERRPGVPVQQQVWFRSREALPDDPVFHICTLAYMSDMTLLASASTIHPDTPIQSASLDHALWFMRPFRADDWLLYDQTSPSAGFGRALTQGRIFDRSGNLVAAVVQEGLTRLLRAD from the coding sequence ATGGCGAAGATCGAACAGATCTTGGAACTCGAGCGGCTCGAGAAGGACATCTTCCGGGGGATCGCCAGCGAGACGCTGCTCCCGCGCACCTTCGGCGGGCAGGTCGCAGGTCAGGCGCTGGTCTCCGCGGTGCGCACCGTCGACGAGCACTTCCACGTCCATTCGCTCCACGGCTACTTCCTGCGTCCCGGCAATCCCGTCATGCCGATCGTGTACCTCGTCGACCGGATTCGCGATGGCCGGTCGTTCACCACGCGCCGGGTGACGGCCGTGCAGGACGGGCAGGCGATCTTCACGATGTCGGCGTCGTTCCACGTCCTCGACGAGGGGATCGAGCACGAGGACGTGATGCCGCCGGTGCCCGACCCGGAGGAGTTGCCCGACGCATCGACGCTCCGGTCCGAGGAAATGTCGTGGGAGTTCCGCGAGTGGGCCGACTGGGATCTGCGGTACGTGCCGGCCGACCGGATCGAGCGTAGGCCCGGTGTTCCTGTCCAGCAGCAGGTCTGGTTCCGGTCCCGTGAGGCGCTGCCGGACGATCCGGTGTTCCACATCTGCACGCTCGCCTACATGAGCGACATGACGCTGCTGGCGTCGGCCAGCACGATCCACCCGGACACGCCGATCCAGAGCGCCTCACTCGACCACGCGCTGTGGTTCATGCGGCCGTTCCGCGCGGACGACTGGCTGCTGTACGACCAGACCTCGCCGTCGGCCGGGTTCGGTCGCGCGCTCACCCAGGGCCGGATCTTCGACCGCAGCGGCAATCTGGTTGCGGCCGTTGTCCAGGAGGGCCTGACCCGACTGCTGCGCGCCGACTGA